Proteins encoded together in one Plutella xylostella chromosome 17, ilPluXylo3.1, whole genome shotgun sequence window:
- the LOC125488535 gene encoding N-acylneuraminate cytidylyltransferase — translation MFIVLVFVIIIYPTVSKTDEIAALILARGGSKGVYLKNLQTVGGVSLLARTVHTARAAGLVDVTVSTDHPLIALEALKCGAHIFHRSRVTSSNVAPSIWGSLEFLDKNPGVRTLILLQATSPFTRASQIRLAVDAIKTNRFDCVFSVTRTFHLRWKENKKFVSPINFDLQFRPRRQSWRGELVETGAFYVARRSLLEAGYFQNHNCTVVEMSRLESLEIDSYWDLKLANVLCNSNLV, via the exons ATGTTTATTGTGCTGGTGTTTGTGatcattat ATACCCTACTGTGTCCAAAACTGATGAAATTGCTGCGCTCATATTGGCTCGTGGTGGATCCAAAGGAGTGTATTTGAAGAACCTGCAAACAGTCGGTGGTGTTTCATTGTTAGCGCGGACAGTGCACACTGCCAGAGCTGCTGGATTAGTCGATGTTACAGTTTCCACTGATCATCCGCTCATTGCACTTGAagcactaaaat GTGGAGCCCATATATTTCACCGCAGTAGAGTAACATCGTCAAACGTGGCTCCTTCCATTTGGGGTTCCTTAGAATTCTTGGACAAGAACCCAGGAGTTCGAACCTTAATTCTGCTTCAGGCCACATCACCATTCACTAGAGCTTCACAAATACGTCTTGCTGTAGATGCGATAAAAACTAACAGATTTGATTGTGTCTTCTCTGTAACAAG gACATTTCATCTTCGCTGGAAAGAGAataaaaagtttgtaagtCCTATAAACTTTGACTTACAATTTCGGCCGAGAAGGCAAAGTTGGAGAGGAGAACTAGTTGAAACTGGAGCATTTTATGTTGCAAGACGTTCCCTTCTTGAAGCTggatattttcaaaatcatAA TTGTACTGTTGTTGAAATGTCCCGTTTGGAAAGTTTGGAGATCGACTCGTATTGGGATCTGAAACTTGCCAATGTTTTGTGCAACTCCAACTTGgtttaa
- the LOC105388537 gene encoding RING finger protein unkempt gives MPSESKPLLTAQTEKPNHYKYLKEFRVEQCPSFLQHKCTQHRPFTCFHWHFNNQRRRRPVRKRDGSFNYSADNYCTKYNETSGICEDGDECPYLHRTAGDTERRYHLRYYKTCMCVHDTDARGLCTKNGAHCAFAHGAPDLRPPVLDVRELQALENPDPNDADAAPNALDRERNLMNEDPKWQDTNYVLSSYKTEPCKRPPRLCRQGYACPQYHNSKDKRRSPRKYKYRSTPCPNVKHGEEWGEPSNCDAGDGCGYCHTRTEQQFHPEIYKSTKCNDVQQAGYCPRALFCAFAHVEPEDGPGARDPAALDVGTNLAELLSATLPPDKKLEGGLLGLRASPPPPAAAPAPVSALHHALSNGSGSGSECASTSSASSAPPAPAPAPAPAHAWPRSPFEASVLHEVVGNALDELSLDDPLGLVAALDRELQDSELLGGSAPVNIPPPSRPPAGSPLPPFMRYSQEPAYRTGSYGAGGGSDATSPRELARLREELLASRAAALRWDERIAQARSACGAWQREADDAGRAAARAERQRDDALALAAALKRELDAARARALPRDLRHLPLPALKALQAQCRQDLEDVEQVLYLETATKCMACEQRARAVTLAPCNHYVLCEPCAASADECPYCQTPVNRHQ, from the exons ATGCCGTCGGAGTCGAAGCCTTTGTTGACAGCCCAAACAGAAAAACCAAATCATTATAA ATATCTCAAAGAATTTCGCGTCGAGCAGTGTCCATCATTTCTACAACATAAATGTACACAACATAGGCCTTTTACGTGTTTTCACTGGCATTTCAATAATCAGAGAAGACGCAGGCCGGTCAGGAAAAGAGATGGTTCCTTCAACTATAGCGCAGATAACTATTGTACCAAATATAATGAGACTTCAGGAATATGTGAAGATGGAGATGA ATGCCCATACCTGCACCGGACAGCGGGGGACACGGAGAGGCGCTACCACCTCCGGTATTACAAGACTTGCATGTGCGTCCACGACACGGACGCCCGGGGGCTCTGCACTAAGAACGGGGCTCACTGTGCCTTCGCACACGGTGCCCCGGACCTTAGACCACCTGTGCTGGACGTTAGGGAACTACAGGCCTTAGAGAACCCAGATCCAAATGATGCTGATGCAGCGCCTAATGCTTTAGACAGGGAAAGAAATTTGATGAATGAAGACCCTAAATGGCAAG ATACTAATTATGTACTATCCTCATACAAAACGGAGCCATGTAAAAGACCACCTAGGTTATGCAGACAGGGATATGCCTGCCCACAATATCACAATAGCAAG GACAAGCGGCGCTCCCCGCGCAAGTACAAGTACCGTTCCACGCCCTGCCCCAACGTGAAGCACGGCGAGGAGTGGGGCGAGCCGTCCAACTGCGACGCGGGCGACGGCTGCGGCTACTGCCACACGCGCACGGAGCAGCAGTTCCACCCCGAGATCTACAAGAGCACCAAGTGCAATGACGTGCAGCAGGCCGGCTACTGCCCGAGGGCGCTGTTCTGCGCCTTCGCTCATGTTGAAC CGGAGGATGGACCGGGCGCGCGCGACCCCGCGGCGCTGGACGTGGGCACCAACCTGGCCGAGCTGCTGTCCGCCACGCTGCCGCCGGACAAGAAGCTGGAGGGCGGGCTGCTGGGGCTGCGCGCgtcccccccgccccccgccgcgGCCCCCGCCCCGGTCTCCGCGCTGCACCACGCGCTCAGCAACGGCTCCGGCTCCGGCTCCGAGTGCGCGTCCACCAGCTCGGCGTccagcgcgccgcccgcccccgcgcccgcgcccgcccccgcgcacGCCTGGCCGCGCTCGCCCTTCGAGGCCAGCGTGCTGCACGAGGTGGTCGGCAACGCGCTGGACGAGCTGTCGCTGGACGACCCGCTGGGGCTCGTGGCGGCGCTGGACCGCGAGCTGCAGGACTCCGAGCTGCTGGGCGGCTCCGCGCCCGTCAACATCCCGCCGCCCTCGCGCCCGCCCGCCGGCTCGCCGCTGCCGCCCTTCATGCGTTACTCGCAGGAGCCCGCCTACCGCACGGGCAGCTACGGCGCCGGGGGCGGCTCGGACGCCACGTCGCCGCGCGAGCTGGCGCGCCTGCGCGAGGAGCTGCTGGCgtcgcgcgccgccgcgctgcgCTGGGACGAGCGCATCGCGCAGGCGCGCTCGGCGTGCGGCGCGTGGCAGCGCGAGGCGGACGACGCgggccgggcggcggcgcgcgccgaGCGCCAGCGGGACGACGCGCTCGCCCTGGCCGCGGCCCTCAAGCGCGAGCTGGACGCGGCCCGCGCGCGCGCGCTGCCCCGCGACCTGCGCCACCTACCGCTCCCCGCGCTCAAGGCGCTGCAGGCGCAGTGCCGCCAGGACCTGGAGGACGTGGAGCAGGTGCTGTACCTGGAGACGGCCACCAAGTGCATGGCCTGCGAgcagcgcgcgcgcgccgTCACGCTGGCGCCCTGCAACCACTACGTGCTGTGCGAGCCCTGCGCCGCCTCGGCCGACGAGTGCCCCTACTGCCAGACGCCCGTCAACCGCCACCAGTAG
- the LOC105388529 gene encoding uncharacterized protein LOC105388529, with translation MKIQRNLFLIRSILQRGTRNFSSRTVQEPNENQPIKFSSSPAARKLIKPIMKETKLDMPWYQPYSVLASVTVFMIYFFILREENDVDMEFSKTLYSRIKGLEKEQLLQSYRYNKENNLSVVEIEKRLQEIEMEEAKAALA, from the exons ATGAAAATCCAAAGAAATCTCTTTCTAATCAG GAGTATCCTCCAAAGAGGCACAAGGAATTTCAGCAGTAGAACTGTACAAGAGCCCAACGAGAATCAGCCAATCAAGTTCTCTTCCAGCCCAGCGGCCAGGAAGCTCATCAAACCCATCATGAAGGAAACCAAACTGGACATGCCGTGGTACCAACCCTACTCCGTGCTGGCCAGTGTCACCGTCTTCATGATATATTTCTTCATACTCAGAGAAGAAAATGATGTGGACATGGAATTCTCAAAAACACTGTACTCTAGAATAAAGGGTCTTGAAAAGGAGCAACTGCTGCAGTCATACAGATataacaaagaaaataatttgagCGTAGTCGAGATTGAAAAGAGGTTACAAGAGATTGAAATGGAAGAAGCTAAGGCTGCTTTGGCGTAG
- the LOC105388530 gene encoding histone H3.3A produces MARTKQTARKSTGGKAPRKQLATKAARKSAPSTGGVKKPHRYRPGTVALREIRRYQKSTELLIRKLPFQRLVREIAQDFKTDLRFQSAAIGALQEASEAYLVGLFEDTNLCAIHAKRVTIMPKDIQLARRIRGERA; encoded by the exons ATGGCACGTACCAAGCAGACTGCCCGTAAATCCACTGGAGGAAAGGCTCCCCGTAAGCAGCTGGCCACCAAGGCTGCCCGTAAATCGGCGCCCAGCACCGGAGGAGTGAAGAAGCCTCACCGTTACCGCCCTGGTACCGTGGCGCTCAGAGAAATCCGTCGTTACCAGAAGTCCACCGAGTTGCTCATCCGTAAACTGCCCTTCCAGCGTCTCGTCAGAGAAATCGCCCAAGACTTCAAGACCGATCTTCGGTTCCAGTCAGCTGCCATTGGAGCTCTGCAG GAGGCCAGTGAAGCTTACTTGGTGGGTCTGTTTGAAGACACCAACTTGTGCGCCATCCACGCCAAGCGCGTGACCATCATGCCTAAAGACATTCAGCTGGCCCGACGAATCCGTGGCGAGCGCGcttaa
- the LOC105388536 gene encoding sorting nexin-8, whose amino-acid sequence MSSSTEPVTYEELENTDVISVELVPERKGLILKHCEYYVSSRRHGTTVTRRYNEFSQLYDVLLNKYPYRAICSLPPKRVNVNGGSPRFLQRRRAALQRWLTLVARHPVLAHDADLRAFLCEPNPRLERPKHDEFMLAGCQDPTPVDMLTEQLAAAAAAEQDRLRLLQLGLERLLQIFDKVESRLEADRSDVRALGAGLTALSTASLPPSPLPPSPLPPASTAPVSVPSQPRLKEAARVASEIPDMPEQDDSGAISTFLLSVDAVAAARALAARLARPQPPSRQRYALKCQLQEAQVALAYGLAAIQALPELFCARAERHAEAARLWADIHATLDPSHSRQ is encoded by the exons ATGTCAAGTAGTACGGAGCCAGTGACGTACGAGGAGCTGGAGAACACGGACGTGATCAGTGTGGAGCTGGTGCCGGAGCGGAAGGGGCTCATCCTGAAGCACTGCGAGTACTATGTGAGCTCGCGCCGCCACGGCACCACCGTCACCCGCAGATACAATGAGTTCTCACAGCTCTATGATGTACTGCTCAATAAGTATCCATATAG AGCAATATGCAGTCTACCCCCAAAAAGAGTGAACGTGAACGGCGGCAGCCCGCGCTTCCtgcagcggcggcgcgcggccctGCAGCGCTGGCTGACGCTGGTGGCGCGGCACCCCGTGCTGGCCCACGACGCCGACCTCAGGGCCTTCCTGTGCGAGCCCAACCCGCGGCTCGAGAGGCCCAAGCACGATGAGTTCATGCTGGCGGGCTGTCAGGATCCTACGCCC GTGGACATGCTGACGGAgcagctggcggcggcggcggcggcggagcaGGACCGCCTGCGCCTGCTGCAGCTCGGCCTCGAGCGACTGCTGCAGATATTCGATAAAG TGGAATCTCGTCTAGAAGCGGACCGCAGCGACGTGCGTGCCCTAGGCGCTGGACTGACCGCGCTCTCCACCGCCAGCCTCCCCCCCTCGCCCCTCCCCCCCTCTCCCCTCCCCCCCGCGAGCACCGCGCCAGTGAGCGTGCCGTCGCAGCCCCGCTTGAAGGAAGCTGCCCG AGTGGCATCAGAGATCCCGGACATGCCGGAGCAGGACGACTCGGGCGCCATCTCCACGTTCCTGCTGAGTGTGGacgcggtggcggcggcgcgcgcgctggCCGCCCGGCTTGCACGCCCGCAGCCGCCGTCGCGGCAGCGGTATGCGCTGAAGTGTCAACTGCAG GAGGCGCAAGTAGCCCTGGCGTACGGGCTGGCGGCGATCCAGGCGCTGCCCGAGCTGTTCTGCGCACGCGCCGAACGACACGCTGAGGCCGCGCGCCTGTGGGCCGATATACACGCGACTCTTGACCCAAGCCACAGTAGACAATAA